The following DNA comes from Kitasatospora sp. NBC_01287.
GGCCCGGCCCTGGCCAAGTACCTGGAGCGCGTCCAGGGGGCCTTCGCCAACGCGCAGACCTCCGAGGGCGCGGCCGCCTCGATCATCGAGGTGCTGGCCGCCGAGAAGCCGGCCTTCCGGGTGCAGACCTCGGAGGCGGCGCGGGCCTTCACCGCCGTCAAGCTCGCCGACCAGGACGGATCGGCCGTGCAGGGCCTGACCACCGGCTGGGTGGCCTGACCCGCGCCGGGGAGTGTCCGGGCCGGGGAGCGTCGGGCCGGGGAGCCTCCGGGCTGAGAAGCGCACAGTGTGTCGGCGCCCCCGGGGCGGGTAGGGGCCTGGTGCGGGACACCGGATGACCAGGCGCGCACCGCCGACATGCGGGACGACGCGAGCGGTGACATCTTGGTGGCAGCCCATTGTCGGACGAACCGCGAGGAGGAGACATGGGCATGCTAGACAGGCTCAAGGGCATGTTCGGCGACCACAGCGACAAGGCCGCGGACATGACGGCCGGCGCCAAGGATCGCGCGATGGACGCCGGACAGCAGGCCTCGGAGAAGGCGCAGGAGCATCTGCCCGGCCCCGCGGCCGACGCGATGGGGAACATGACCGGCCGGACCGCGCCGAGCACCCCGGGCACCGACGAGCAGGTGCAGCAGGCCAAGTCGGACATGGAGAGCGAGGGCGGCCCCGAATGGGAGCGGTGATCCGCTGACCCGGCACCACGCGCCGGGCGCCCGCTGCGACGAGGCGGCGGGCGTCCGGTTTTTCCGTGCCCGAACCCGGGAGTTCCCGAACCCGGGAGTTCCCGAACCCGGTAGTCCCTGAACCCGGTAGCCCCCCGGCCCCCCGCCCCCGCGTCAGCCGCGCGGTGGCAGCGGGGGCCGTCGCAGGTCGGGGCGCGGGGTGTCGGCCGGCGGCGGGGCGGCGGCGGGGTGGGCGCGCAGCAGCTCCAGGGCCACCCGGACCGCCTCGGCCAGCTCGGTGTTGCGCCCGGCCGCCCAGTCGGCGGGGCTGCGCAGCACCGCCAGGTCCGGTTCGACCCCGCGGTTCTCGATCCCGAAGCCGTAACCACCGGTGAACCAGGAGGCGTTGGCGGGCACCGAGATCTGGGTGCCGTCGCCCAGGGTGTACCGCCCCATGGTGCCCACCACCCCGCCCCAGGTCCGCCGGCCCACCACCGGTCCCAGGCCCAGCAGTTTGACCGCCGCGATGATCACGTCCCCGTCCGAGCTGGTCGCCTCGTCGGCCAGCGCCACGATCGGACCGCGCGGCGCGTCGCGCGGGTAGCGCACCGCGCGGCGGCCGCGGGTGTGGTCCCAGGCCAGCACCCGGCGGGTGAGCTTCTCCAGCACCAGCTCCGAGACGTTGCCCCCGGCGTTGCCCCGCACGTCCAGCACCAGGGCGGGCCGGTCGAGTTCGCGGCGCAGGTCGCGGTTGAACTGCGCCCAGCCGGAGCCGCCGAGGTCGGGGATGTGCAGGTAGCCGCAGAGGCCGTCGCTGAACTCCCGTACCAGGGTGCGGCGCCGGGCCACCCAGTCCTGGTAGCGCAGCGGCCGCTCGTCGGTCAGCGGGGTGATCGCCACCCGGCGCACCGGGCCCTGCGGGCCGCGCCGGAAGGCGAGTTCGAGGGTGCTGCCGCCGGCCCCGGCCAGCAGCGGGGCGGGGCCGCGCACCGGGTCGGGGGTGCGGCCCGCGATCGCCACCAACTCGTCGCCCTCGCGCACCTGGTGGCCGGCCAGCGGGGCGCGGGCCCGCGGGTCGGAGGACTCGCCGAGCAGCACCCGGCGCAGCAGCCAGCGGCCGTCCGCCGCGCGGCGCACCCCGGCGCCGAGCAGGCCGAGCGGCTGCTGCACCGGCGCCGGGCCCTCGCCGCGCCGGGCCGGGGTGACGTAGGCGTGCGAGGTGCCCAGCTCGCCGAGCAGCTCGCGCAGCAGGTCGGCGAAGTCGTCGGGGGAGGCGATCCGCTCCAGCAGCGGTTCGTACTGGGCGACCAGCGCGGGCCAGTCCAGGCCGCCCAGCTCCGGGTCCCAGAACTGGTCGCGCACCAGCCGGGCCGTCTCGCGGTAGGCCTGGCGCCACTCCGGGCCCGGGTGGACCGTGTGGGTGATCCGGCGCAGGTCCACCGTCACCGGGCCGCCCGGGCCGGCCAGCGGCAGCAGCTTGAGGACGCCGGAGGCGAAGGTGGCCACCGCCGTGCCGTCGCCGCTGACCGCGAAGCCGTCCACCTGGTCCTGCACCGTGCTGCGGGTGGCCGAGGCCAGGTCGAAGTAGTCCAGCGCCGGGCGGCCCGAGAGGTCGGTGGGGCTGGCGAAGGTCTCGCCGAGCGCGCCGGAGATGGGCCAGCGCAGCCAGAGCAGTCCGCCGCGCACCGGTGCCGGGCTGGAGTACTTGGAGGCGATCACCGGGAAGGGCACCAGCCGCTCGCCCAGGCCCTCGGTGTCCACCAGGACGGTGCCGTCGCCCGGCGCCGGCGCGGCCTCGTCGCCCACCGGCGCGGCGAACGGCGAGGGGGTGTCGGCGGCCAGCGGGACCAGGTAGGGGCGGCAGCCGAGCGGGAAGGAGAGGTCGCCGGTGTGTACGTCGTGCACCGGATCGAAGCCGCGCCAGGAGAGGAAGACCAGGTAGCGGCCGTCGCGGGTGAAGACCGGCTGCTCGTCCTCGAAGCGGCCGTCGGTGACGTCCAGCGGCAGCGCGTCCGACAGGTCCAGGCGCTGCAGCCGGATCCGGCGCAGCGAGCGGCCGGCCACCGGCTGGGACCAGGCCAGCCAGCGCGAGTCGGGGGCGAAGGCCAGGCCGCGGATCGGGCCGTAGCCGGCCCTGGCCAGCTCGCGGACCGCGCCGTCGGCGGTGTCCACCAGCAGCAGCCGGCCGTCGGTGCTCGCGCAGGCCAGCAGGTGGCCGTCGGGGCTGGCGACCAGCTCCAGCACCCGGCCCAGCTGCCCGGCGGCGAGGCGGCGGGGCGCCCGTGCCGGTCCGGGAGGCGCTGCCGGCTCCGCCGCGTCCAAAGCCCCCGCCGGCCCCGCAGGTCCCGCAGGTCCCGCAGGTCCCGCAGGTCCGGACGGCCCCGCCGGGCCGCCGGGCAGCGCGGCCAGTTCGATCGCGTCCTCGCCCTCGGCGTCGGTGACCCAGGCGATCCGCCCGGTGCCGCCGAGCACCGCGGGCAGCCGGGTGCGCACCCCCGGGGTGTCGGCGAGCGCGCGGGCCGGGCCGTCCCGGTGGGTGAGCCAGTAGAGACTGCCGCGCACCCCGACCACGCCGGAGCGCCCGGTGGCGTCGCAGACCAGGTCGTTGAGGTGCCGCGCGGCGGTCACCTGGTACGGCCGGCGCCCGGCCCGCGCGCCGCCCAGGCGCACGGTGAGCCGGCGCGGGGCCGGGGCCGCCAGGCTCTCCAGCAGCCAGAGGTCACCCGCGTGCTGGTAGACCACCCGGCGGCCGTCGGTGGTCGCCTCGCGCGCGTAGAAGTTCGCGTGGTCGGTGTGGCGGCGCAGGTCGGTGCCGTCGAAGCGGCAGGAGTAGAGGTTGCCGATGCCCTCGTGGTCGGAGAGGAAGGCGACCCGGGGCCCGCCCGGTCCGTCGACCAGCATCGGGGCGGCGAGGTGGCCGGGCAGCTCGGGCAGCAGCTGCTCGCCGTCGAGCCAGAGCCGCCCGGTGGCGCCGCCGCGGTAGCGCTTCCAGGCGGTCGGCTCGTGCGGGGCGGCGGCGGTCAGCAGCAGGGTGTGATCCGCCGTCAGCTGGGCGTCGCTGACCGGGCCCCAGGGCAGCCGGCGGCCCGGTGAGCCGTCCGGCGGCAGCGCGTGCGCCCAGGTGTAGTGGGCGAAGGGCTCGTGGTAGGAGGTGAGCGCGAGCACCTCGCCGGTGGGCAGCCAGCCGCGCACCCGGGTGTCCTGGCTGCCCCAGTAGGTGAGCCGGACCGCCTCGCCGCCCTCGGTGGGCGCGGTCCACACCTCGGGGGTGAGCGCGGCCCAGCTGGTCCAGGCGACGGTGCGGCCGTCGGGGGAGAGCCGGGGGTGGGAGACCCGGGTGCGGTCGCAGCTGACCCGCCAGGCCCGGCCTGACACCCCGTCGGGGCCGAGCGGGGCGAGCCAGACGTCGTCCTCGGCGGTCAGTGCCAGCAGACCGTCCGTCAGATGGGGGTGCCGCAGGTAGCCGCGGTGGTCGTCGCTCACCCCTCCCATGGTTCGGGGGCGGGGCGGGCGCGGCAACCGCAGGCCCGGTCCGGGGCGGTGCCGTGCCGTGCCGTTCAGCTGGGCCGCTCGCTGCCCTCCGGCCAGACCTCGTGCACCCAGAGCCCGGCGGCACGGGTCAGCCGGGCGATCTCGGCGGGTTCGCGCTGGGGGCCGTCCTCGGTGCCGTCCCAGACCGCGATCAGCTCGTCGATCATGCCGACCAGCGCGCGGCCGAGGTCCTCGCCCAGGCCGCCGGCCGCGACGGGGGCCAGCCGGTGCACGGCGGTGGCCTCGCGGGCGAGCTCGGTGGCGGGCAGCGGGCCGCCGCTCGCGGGCAGCACGATCTCCACCGTGCCGCCGTGCTCGCGCACCGCGTGGGCGAACCAGGTCTCCGGACCCGGGCGCAGCGCGGTGACGCCGACCAGCTCGTACGGCCCGTAGGTGGTCACCAGCCGCCACAGCTCGCCGCGCACCAGCATTTCGGTCAGGTCGGAGAGGCCTTGGTACCCGGTGATTCCGACGCGCATCTCTCGTGCCCTTCGGTCAGGGCCGTGCCGCGCCCCAGGATAGCCGCGCCGCGGGGCCGCCGGGCGGGGTGCGCCGGGTGTGGAGTCGTTCTCAAGTGCCTCACAAGTCGCGAAACCTACGTTCGGACGTAACTGGACCGGGCGTAGCGGCTGATGCCGGCACCGCCTCGGATCGTGCAACCCACGGACGCGAGACAAGGATCTGATCCCTTGAGAATCATCGGCCTCAGTGAGGTGCTCCCGGGCGAGCCGGTCACGAACCGGGACATGGCGGAACGTTTCGGCCTGCACGAGAAGTGGCTGGACCGGATGACCGGCAACCGCAGCCGCTACTTCTGCGAACCGGACAGCGCGGACGGCGTACCGAAGAACACCGGCGACCTGGCCACGCTGGCCGGCGAGCGGGCGCTGGCGGCGGCCGGAGCGGAGCTCTCCTCGATCGACTTCCTGATCCTGACCACGGGCTCGCCCGACCACCTGATGCCGGCCACCGTGAACCTGGTCGCCGACCGGCTGGGCCTCAACGACCTGCCCACCTTCCAGCTCACCTCCGGCTGCGCCGGGGCGCTGCAGGGCCTCTACACCGCGCGCGCGATGCTCGCCTCGGGTCTCAAGCGCGGCCTGGTGATCGGCGCGGACAGC
Coding sequences within:
- a CDS encoding S41 family peptidase, with product MGGVSDDHRGYLRHPHLTDGLLALTAEDDVWLAPLGPDGVSGRAWRVSCDRTRVSHPRLSPDGRTVAWTSWAALTPEVWTAPTEGGEAVRLTYWGSQDTRVRGWLPTGEVLALTSYHEPFAHYTWAHALPPDGSPGRRLPWGPVSDAQLTADHTLLLTAAAPHEPTAWKRYRGGATGRLWLDGEQLLPELPGHLAAPMLVDGPGGPRVAFLSDHEGIGNLYSCRFDGTDLRRHTDHANFYAREATTDGRRVVYQHAGDLWLLESLAAPAPRRLTVRLGGARAGRRPYQVTAARHLNDLVCDATGRSGVVGVRGSLYWLTHRDGPARALADTPGVRTRLPAVLGGTGRIAWVTDAEGEDAIELAALPGGPAGPSGPAGPAGPAGPAGPAGALDAAEPAAPPGPARAPRRLAAGQLGRVLELVASPDGHLLACASTDGRLLLVDTADGAVRELARAGYGPIRGLAFAPDSRWLAWSQPVAGRSLRRIRLQRLDLSDALPLDVTDGRFEDEQPVFTRDGRYLVFLSWRGFDPVHDVHTGDLSFPLGCRPYLVPLAADTPSPFAAPVGDEAAPAPGDGTVLVDTEGLGERLVPFPVIASKYSSPAPVRGGLLWLRWPISGALGETFASPTDLSGRPALDYFDLASATRSTVQDQVDGFAVSGDGTAVATFASGVLKLLPLAGPGGPVTVDLRRITHTVHPGPEWRQAYRETARLVRDQFWDPELGGLDWPALVAQYEPLLERIASPDDFADLLRELLGELGTSHAYVTPARRGEGPAPVQQPLGLLGAGVRRAADGRWLLRRVLLGESSDPRARAPLAGHQVREGDELVAIAGRTPDPVRGPAPLLAGAGGSTLELAFRRGPQGPVRRVAITPLTDERPLRYQDWVARRRTLVREFSDGLCGYLHIPDLGGSGWAQFNRDLRRELDRPALVLDVRGNAGGNVSELVLEKLTRRVLAWDHTRGRRAVRYPRDAPRGPIVALADEATSSDGDVIIAAVKLLGLGPVVGRRTWGGVVGTMGRYTLGDGTQISVPANASWFTGGYGFGIENRGVEPDLAVLRSPADWAAGRNTELAEAVRVALELLRAHPAAAPPPADTPRPDLRRPPLPPRG